Proteins from one Setaria italica strain Yugu1 chromosome V, Setaria_italica_v2.0, whole genome shotgun sequence genomic window:
- the LOC101766529 gene encoding uncharacterized protein DDB_G0271670 isoform X1 translates to MEDLLDTEIGKNDYDWLLTPPGTPRVPALDAAEKDTSSTVTKRTVTRSSSTTRASRLSASEPENGHSTFPARPARSNSVSRPAVQSTLMSSNSSSSILNANISSISSRPTTPSKRTATLTASKSSVTSSRPVPTRSSTPVKARTSTPTKTRPSTPVKNHPSVSSSMANSTAPKTMSVQSSRSSTPTSRSRILSSSSSSTTSAVSRPSSSSGKIPAITRTSSSSSTVPSVNRSSSRSSTPTRQPTMRSSAPSVGRSPSVGRISGSNNLTSNGRSLASSGRSSAPSSAPSSRPSSPNTRPRAPVRPLDIPDFPSETPPNLRTRLPERPLSAGRVRPGMGSGARSKPNAEPVSSAPVKKMSVPAITRSKFSDVQSKASSPTNGHQSRQSERSVLEGQTTRPSRSVTAADNGFGRTISRKSLDMAIRHMDIRQNLGGIRGASLFPHSIRSTNTKGRPARSSDPGHSVSNGDRCFTDNGSSNGHFSGDSSGALSHNGGSSIGSPDRESTGTKEVLSELDIYANSRYEAMLLKEDTKNTSWLHSVDDKSDQSPVFDHRFEPLPEPFGPL, encoded by the exons ATCGGGAAGAACGACTATGACTG GCTTTTGACGCCCCCTGGAACCCCTCGTGTTCCTGCACTTGATGCTGCTGAGAAAGATACATCCTCAACAGTGACTAAACGCACTGTTACCAGGTCATCCTCAACGACTAGAGCATCGAGG CTTTCCGCTTCTGAACCAGAGAATGGGCATTCAACATTTCCCGCTAGACCAGCACGAAGTAACTCTGTCTCCCGCCCAGCAGTTCAATCTACTCTTATGTCTAGCAACAGCAGCTCATCAATCCTCAATGCAAACATTTCCTCTATCAGTTCAAGACCTACAACCCCGAGCAAGCGGACTGCCACTCTTACTGCATCAAAATCATCTGTTACATCTTCACGTCCAGTGCCAACACGGTCCTCTACACCTGTCAAAGCCCGTACGTCTACACCAACTAAAACTCGTCCATCTACTCCAGTTAAAAATCATCCTTCTGTGTCTAGCTCTATGGCCAACTCCACTGCTCCCAAGACCATGTCAGTACAAAGCTCAAGATCATCAACTCCAACATCTCGGTCTCGAATCTTGTCCAGTTCATCTTCAAGCACAACTAGTGCAGTGAGCCGTCCCAGCTCATCCTCTGGTAAAATTCCTGCAATAACTCGTACCAGTTCTTCATCAAGTACAGTTCCTTCAGTGAACCGTTCTAGCTCTCGGTCATCCACACCCACTCGTCAGCCAACCATGCGTTCATCAGCACCATCTGTTGGTCGCTCACCTTCTGTTGGGCGGATTTCTGGCAGCAATAACTTGACATCTAATGGCAGATCCTTAGCCAGTAGTGGTCGGAGTTCAGCACCTTCATCAGCGCCATCATCCCGTCCAAGTTCCCCAAATACACGGCCACGAGCTCCAGTTCGCCCACTAGATATTCCAGATTTTCCAAGTGAAACTCCACCAAACTTGAGGACAAGACTGCCAGAACGACCACTCTCTGCTGGTAGAGTACGACCAGGTATGGGTTCGGGCGCCAGGTCAAAGCCAAATGCTGAACCAGTTTCCTCAGCTCCTGTAAAAAAGATGTCTGTGCCTGCTATCACTCGAAGTAAGTTCTCTGATGTACAATCAAAGGCATCTTCTCCTACCAATGGGCACCAAAGTAGGCAGAGTGAAAGATCTGTTTTGGAAGGTCAAACAACTAGACCCTCGCGATCTGTCACAGCTGCAGACAATGGATTCGGTAGGACAATATCGAGGAAGTCACTTGACATGGCTATCAGGCACATG GACATTCGACAAAATTTGGGTGGCATCCGTGGTGCCTCTCTATTTCCTCATAGCATTCGCTCTACTAATACCAAGGGCCGACCAGCTCGATCGTCAGACCCAGGCCATTCCGTCTCAAATGGTGACCGATGCTTCACCGATAATGGCAGCAGCAATGGGCACTTCTCTGGAGATTCTAGTGGTGCTCTTTCACACAATGGCGGGAGCTCCATTGGTTCCCCTGATAGGGAAAGCACTGGAACAAAAGAGGTTCTGAGTGAACTGGATATATACGCCAATTCACGATATGAGGCGATGTTGCTGAAGGAGGACACCAAGAATACGAGTTGGTTGCACAGTGTGGATGACAAGTCTGACCAGAGCCCAGTGTTTGATCACAGGTTTGAGCCGCTCCCTGAGCCATTTGGTCCGCTATGA
- the LOC101766529 gene encoding uncharacterized protein DDB_G0271670 isoform X2, with product MSSNSSSSILNANISSISSRPTTPSKRTATLTASKSSVTSSRPVPTRSSTPVKARTSTPTKTRPSTPVKNHPSVSSSMANSTAPKTMSVQSSRSSTPTSRSRILSSSSSSTTSAVSRPSSSSGKIPAITRTSSSSSTVPSVNRSSSRSSTPTRQPTMRSSAPSVGRSPSVGRISGSNNLTSNGRSLASSGRSSAPSSAPSSRPSSPNTRPRAPVRPLDIPDFPSETPPNLRTRLPERPLSAGRVRPGMGSGARSKPNAEPVSSAPVKKMSVPAITRSKFSDVQSKASSPTNGHQSRQSERSVLEGQTTRPSRSVTAADNGFGRTISRKSLDMAIRHMDIRQNLGGIRGASLFPHSIRSTNTKGRPARSSDPGHSVSNGDRCFTDNGSSNGHFSGDSSGALSHNGGSSIGSPDRESTGTKEVLSELDIYANSRYEAMLLKEDTKNTSWLHSVDDKSDQSPVFDHRFEPLPEPFGPL from the exons ATGTCTAGCAACAGCAGCTCATCAATCCTCAATGCAAACATTTCCTCTATCAGTTCAAGACCTACAACCCCGAGCAAGCGGACTGCCACTCTTACTGCATCAAAATCATCTGTTACATCTTCACGTCCAGTGCCAACACGGTCCTCTACACCTGTCAAAGCCCGTACGTCTACACCAACTAAAACTCGTCCATCTACTCCAGTTAAAAATCATCCTTCTGTGTCTAGCTCTATGGCCAACTCCACTGCTCCCAAGACCATGTCAGTACAAAGCTCAAGATCATCAACTCCAACATCTCGGTCTCGAATCTTGTCCAGTTCATCTTCAAGCACAACTAGTGCAGTGAGCCGTCCCAGCTCATCCTCTGGTAAAATTCCTGCAATAACTCGTACCAGTTCTTCATCAAGTACAGTTCCTTCAGTGAACCGTTCTAGCTCTCGGTCATCCACACCCACTCGTCAGCCAACCATGCGTTCATCAGCACCATCTGTTGGTCGCTCACCTTCTGTTGGGCGGATTTCTGGCAGCAATAACTTGACATCTAATGGCAGATCCTTAGCCAGTAGTGGTCGGAGTTCAGCACCTTCATCAGCGCCATCATCCCGTCCAAGTTCCCCAAATACACGGCCACGAGCTCCAGTTCGCCCACTAGATATTCCAGATTTTCCAAGTGAAACTCCACCAAACTTGAGGACAAGACTGCCAGAACGACCACTCTCTGCTGGTAGAGTACGACCAGGTATGGGTTCGGGCGCCAGGTCAAAGCCAAATGCTGAACCAGTTTCCTCAGCTCCTGTAAAAAAGATGTCTGTGCCTGCTATCACTCGAAGTAAGTTCTCTGATGTACAATCAAAGGCATCTTCTCCTACCAATGGGCACCAAAGTAGGCAGAGTGAAAGATCTGTTTTGGAAGGTCAAACAACTAGACCCTCGCGATCTGTCACAGCTGCAGACAATGGATTCGGTAGGACAATATCGAGGAAGTCACTTGACATGGCTATCAGGCACATG GACATTCGACAAAATTTGGGTGGCATCCGTGGTGCCTCTCTATTTCCTCATAGCATTCGCTCTACTAATACCAAGGGCCGACCAGCTCGATCGTCAGACCCAGGCCATTCCGTCTCAAATGGTGACCGATGCTTCACCGATAATGGCAGCAGCAATGGGCACTTCTCTGGAGATTCTAGTGGTGCTCTTTCACACAATGGCGGGAGCTCCATTGGTTCCCCTGATAGGGAAAGCACTGGAACAAAAGAGGTTCTGAGTGAACTGGATATATACGCCAATTCACGATATGAGGCGATGTTGCTGAAGGAGGACACCAAGAATACGAGTTGGTTGCACAGTGTGGATGACAAGTCTGACCAGAGCCCAGTGTTTGATCACAGGTTTGAGCCGCTCCCTGAGCCATTTGGTCCGCTATGA